The Candidatus Nanopelagicales bacterium DNA segment GCCAGCATTTCCGCTAAATCTCGGCTTCAAACCAACGCAGCATGGCGGGCGGAGTTCTCTCGGGCCTTTTTAGGTGATGCGCTTCAGGCTCTGGTTTCTTGCCCGGAAATTGACCGAGTGCTCGTGGTCACCGATGATGCTCAGCTTCACAACCACCTGGATTCCTCCATTGAACTCATGCTGATCACATCCGAGGGGCTCAATGAAGACATCACCACCGGGCTAGCGACTCTTGGCACACAACCGTGCGTTGTGGTGACCGGTGACCTGCCATGTTTGAGTGCCTCAGCGATGAGCGCAGTGCTTGAGCTCGCCTCAACCCAAGAACACAGTTTCGTTTCTGATTCACAGGGCGTGGGGACCACGATGCTGTTGTCCCATGACGCTTCAACATGCACGCCCAAATTCGGGAATCGATCACACGCGAAGCATGCGCAAGCGGGCTACACGGAAATCGTGAGTGAAAACCATGAGCTCAATGCACTCCTTACCCGCGCACGCAGAGATGTCGACACTGCTATTGACCTGTGGGATGCAAGGCGTCTGGGTGTTGGAGCGCATACCTCGGCTCTGCTAGACGACCTCTAACCGGCACAACAAAGGGCCCCACCGAAATGATGAACTGAACCCCGAAAGTTGGAGTTCATTGCGGGAGTGGGCTCAGGCTACTTGAAGGGATTGGGTCCGGTATTCGACCGGGCTCAATCCCTTCAGTCGTTCCTGGATGCGGTCGTGGTTCCACCAG contains these protein-coding regions:
- the cofC gene encoding 2-phospho-L-lactate guanylyltransferase, which codes for MRLDSGMQWSAIVPVKASISAKSRLQTNAAWRAEFSRAFLGDALQALVSCPEIDRVLVVTDDAQLHNHLDSSIELMLITSEGLNEDITTGLATLGTQPCVVVTGDLPCLSASAMSAVLELASTQEHSFVSDSQGVGTTMLLSHDASTCTPKFGNRSHAKHAQAGYTEIVSENHELNALLTRARRDVDTAIDLWDARRLGVGAHTSALLDDL